From a region of the Rouxiella sp. S1S-2 genome:
- a CDS encoding YebG family protein, with translation MAVETKFVVVRKGEEKMTFASKKEADAYDKMLDMAEAFTDWLMQSGLAIEESQAESVALLLAEQKETVQHILRTSKLPEVKGGEGAREVEESEKLDTDELDNDKKIRAVKAA, from the coding sequence ATGGCTGTTGAAACAAAATTCGTTGTGGTCAGAAAAGGTGAAGAGAAAATGACATTTGCCAGCAAGAAAGAAGCGGATGCCTACGACAAAATGCTTGATATGGCCGAAGCGTTCACCGATTGGCTAATGCAGAGTGGCCTTGCGATCGAAGAGTCTCAGGCTGAGAGCGTGGCACTGCTGCTTGCCGAGCAAAAAGAAACTGTTCAGCACATCCTCCGGACCAGTAAATTACCAGAAGTGAAGGGCGGTGAGGGCGCTCGCGAGGTTGAAGAGTCTGAAAAACTAGACACTGATGAACTTGATAATGACAAAAAGATCCGCGCAGTTAAAGCAGCCTGA
- a CDS encoding TetR/AcrR family transcriptional regulator, which yields MVIDDGKGLTPRKQPQQARSQMTVDAIFEATIQVLLSDGLQRLTTIRVAERAGVSVGTLYQYFPQKQALLFAVLQRHLEMMSETMELATQSAHNLPLSTMVNIVVSAFMAAKTENVLQASALYSVAGELDSRDYVREIETRNRARLEAMLETATDVCFNDLKATAFMFSGALVGPIRLLLESQPQPETIRAFGHELELLCLGYLERAGNPR from the coding sequence ATGGTTATCGATGATGGAAAGGGGCTGACCCCCCGTAAACAGCCGCAGCAGGCGCGATCGCAGATGACTGTCGACGCGATTTTTGAAGCCACTATTCAGGTTTTACTCTCTGACGGTTTGCAGCGTTTAACGACAATTCGCGTCGCAGAGCGGGCCGGCGTTTCCGTTGGCACCCTTTATCAATATTTTCCTCAAAAGCAGGCGCTGCTTTTTGCGGTATTGCAGCGCCATCTGGAAATGATGTCGGAGACGATGGAGCTTGCCACCCAATCAGCGCATAACCTGCCGCTGTCGACGATGGTAAATATTGTTGTTAGCGCTTTTATGGCCGCTAAAACGGAAAATGTGCTTCAGGCCTCGGCGCTTTATTCCGTTGCCGGAGAACTCGACTCCCGCGACTATGTACGAGAGATAGAGACTCGTAACCGCGCCAGGCTTGAAGCCATGTTAGAAACAGCTACCGATGTCTGCTTCAACGATCTTAAGGCAACCGCCTTCATGTTTTCAGGCGCGCTAGTAGGGCCAATACGTTTATTACTAGAAAGCCAGCCGCAGCCAGAAACTATTCGCGCTTTTGGCCACGAGCTTGAGTTGCTATGTCTCGGTTATTTAGAGCGGGCGGGGAACCCTCGATAA
- a CDS encoding aldo/keto reductase family oxidoreductase — MTKATHAGTFKLGDTAVTRMGYGAMQLAGPHVFGPPKDRNAAVAVLRAAVESGITHIDTSDFYGPHVTNQIIREALHPYSDELTIVTKVGARRGSDGSWNVASSPAELESAVHDNLRNLNLDVLDVVNLRIMFNVGAPSEGDIEEPLSALASLQAKGLIRHIGLSNVTARQVEQGRSIARIACVQNMYNLAHRNDDALIDSLAADGVAYVPFFPLGGFSPLQTDALSHAASVCEATPMQVALAWLLKRSPNILLIPGTSSVEHLKQNIKSVKLELPADVLESLNKI; from the coding sequence ATGACTAAAGCAACGCACGCGGGTACTTTTAAACTTGGCGACACTGCGGTGACGCGTATGGGCTATGGGGCAATGCAACTGGCTGGCCCTCATGTTTTTGGCCCCCCAAAAGACCGCAATGCGGCAGTTGCTGTGCTTCGCGCCGCCGTTGAGAGCGGGATTACGCATATCGATACCAGCGATTTTTATGGCCCGCACGTCACTAATCAAATTATTCGCGAGGCGCTTCATCCCTATTCCGATGAGCTGACCATTGTTACCAAAGTCGGTGCTCGCCGCGGCAGCGACGGTTCGTGGAACGTCGCATCATCACCTGCCGAGCTTGAGTCTGCGGTGCATGATAACCTTCGCAATCTTAATCTCGACGTACTGGATGTGGTAAATCTACGCATCATGTTTAATGTAGGTGCACCTTCTGAAGGGGATATTGAAGAGCCTTTATCCGCGCTTGCAAGCTTGCAGGCGAAGGGGTTAATTCGTCATATTGGTCTGAGCAATGTCACTGCGCGTCAGGTTGAACAAGGCCGCAGTATCGCCCGCATTGCGTGTGTGCAAAATATGTATAATCTTGCGCATCGCAACGATGATGCGTTGATTGATTCGCTTGCCGCTGACGGAGTTGCCTATGTGCCATTTTTCCCGCTCGGCGGTTTTTCGCCGCTGCAGACGGACGCACTGAGTCATGCTGCATCAGTATGTGAGGCCACGCCGATGCAGGTCGCCCTCGCCTGGTTATTAAAACGCTCCCCCAACATTTTGCTTATCCCAGGAACCTCGTCCGTTGAGCATCTTAAGCAAAATATTAAGAGTGTTAAACTCGAATTACCGGCAGACGTATTGGAATCTTTGAATAAAATTTAA
- a CDS encoding helix-turn-helix domain-containing protein, whose amino-acid sequence MQDEPTLDFHDELIKAMVYWIEANLSDRLTMEKASKKTGYSRWYLQRLFKSKTGYVLGKYIRDRRLTMAAIALRLTDMTILEISDYFSFDSQQTFTRTFKKNFAETPGNYRRNASWTMNGIIPPLALKEFPQPEYEFVELPAMAFVGQTETYIYPFDALYNSKYHVHHQELSRYLTNSEALFETVWGLSDIYPDSEETMPNALQFKYTVAQQVSLKHRYNIRVPASRYMKINYTHDLSRINDFILYVYSALLPSLDLKFIMQPDLERFSPELRLNGITCEYYIPLESINTGRTE is encoded by the coding sequence TTGCAGGACGAACCGACGTTAGATTTTCATGACGAACTCATAAAAGCAATGGTTTATTGGATTGAAGCCAATTTAAGTGATCGCTTGACCATGGAAAAGGCCTCAAAAAAAACCGGCTACTCTCGCTGGTATCTCCAGCGTTTGTTTAAAAGTAAAACGGGGTATGTACTTGGAAAATACATCCGTGACCGACGTTTGACGATGGCGGCTATTGCACTGCGCCTTACCGACATGACAATACTCGAGATTTCAGATTACTTTTCCTTTGATTCCCAGCAAACATTCACCCGAACCTTTAAAAAGAATTTTGCCGAAACTCCGGGCAACTATCGTCGTAACGCATCGTGGACGATGAATGGGATTATCCCGCCACTGGCGCTGAAGGAATTTCCGCAACCTGAATATGAGTTTGTAGAGTTACCTGCGATGGCTTTTGTCGGTCAAACAGAGACGTATATTTACCCTTTTGATGCTTTGTATAACAGTAAATATCACGTACATCATCAAGAACTTTCACGCTATCTGACGAATTCTGAAGCGCTGTTTGAAACAGTTTGGGGCTTGTCAGATATCTATCCTGATAGCGAAGAAACCATGCCCAATGCCTTGCAGTTTAAGTACACCGTGGCCCAACAGGTCAGCTTAAAACATCGTTATAACATTAGGGTGCCGGCAAGCAGATATATGAAGATAAACTACACACACGATCTGAGCCGTATTAATGATTTTATACTCTACGTCTATTCTGCGCTGCTTCCGTCGTTAGACCTGAAGTTCATCATGCAGCCAGATTTGGAAAGATTTTCACCAGAACTTCGCCTTAATGGCATTACCTGTGAATACTATATTCCTTTGGAAAGCATTAACACCGGCCGCACAGAATAA
- a CDS encoding aldehyde dehydrogenase family protein: MRYAHPGTPNALVSLKSTYGNYIGGKFVEPLSGQYFMNTSPVDGSDIGQFPRSDARDINAALDAAHLAAEAWGKTSVQYRSNLLLQLADRIEANLEYLAVAESWDNGKPIRETLNADLPLAVDHFRYFAGCLRAQEGSAAEIDEKTVAYHFHEPLGVVGQIIPWNFPLLMAAWKLAPALAAGNCVVLKPAEQTPFGITLLLELVGDLFPAGVLNVVQGFGKEAGEALATSKRIAKIAFTGSTPVGRHIMACAAENIIPCTVELGGKSPNIYFADVMDAEPEFVEKAVEGLVLGFFNQGEVCTCPSRALIHESIYAPFMERVMAKVATIRRGDPLDTDTMIGAQASRQQFDKILSYIDIAKQEGGQILTGGNRASISAELDNGYYIQPTLIKGDNLMRCFQEEIFGPVIGVTTFKDEAEALSIANQTQFGLGAGVWTRDSNLAYRMGRSIKAGRVWTNCYHIYPAHAAFGGYKQSGVGRETHKMALNQYQQTKNLLVSYDTSPLGLF, encoded by the coding sequence ATGCGTTATGCACATCCCGGTACACCGAATGCACTGGTTTCGTTAAAGTCGACCTATGGCAACTATATCGGTGGCAAATTCGTCGAACCGCTAAGCGGTCAATACTTTATGAATACGTCACCCGTTGATGGCAGTGATATTGGACAGTTTCCGCGCTCCGACGCACGGGATATCAATGCCGCACTGGATGCCGCCCATTTGGCCGCAGAGGCATGGGGGAAAACCAGCGTTCAATATCGATCAAATTTGCTGCTGCAACTGGCCGACCGTATTGAAGCCAATCTTGAGTATCTCGCCGTAGCCGAAAGCTGGGACAACGGTAAACCGATTCGTGAAACGCTGAACGCCGACCTGCCGCTGGCGGTCGATCACTTCCGTTATTTTGCCGGTTGCCTGCGCGCTCAAGAAGGCAGTGCGGCTGAGATTGACGAAAAAACTGTGGCTTATCACTTCCATGAGCCTTTGGGCGTGGTGGGGCAAATTATTCCCTGGAACTTCCCCCTGTTGATGGCCGCGTGGAAGCTAGCGCCTGCGCTGGCAGCAGGTAACTGTGTGGTTTTAAAACCTGCAGAACAGACACCGTTTGGTATTACCCTGTTGCTCGAACTGGTGGGCGATCTCTTCCCGGCCGGCGTATTGAACGTGGTTCAGGGCTTTGGTAAAGAAGCCGGTGAAGCGCTGGCAACCAGCAAACGTATCGCTAAAATCGCCTTCACAGGATCTACCCCAGTGGGGCGTCACATCATGGCCTGTGCCGCGGAAAATATCATTCCCTGTACCGTTGAGCTGGGTGGTAAATCACCGAACATCTATTTTGCCGACGTTATGGATGCAGAACCTGAATTTGTCGAGAAAGCGGTTGAAGGACTGGTGCTCGGCTTCTTTAATCAGGGCGAGGTTTGCACCTGTCCGTCACGGGCACTTATTCATGAGTCAATCTACGCACCGTTTATGGAAAGGGTTATGGCAAAAGTGGCCACCATCCGCCGTGGCGATCCGCTCGATACCGACACCATGATTGGTGCTCAGGCTTCACGCCAGCAGTTCGACAAAATTCTGTCCTATATCGACATTGCAAAACAGGAAGGGGGTCAGATACTGACCGGCGGAAATCGCGCGAGTATCTCGGCCGAGCTGGACAACGGCTACTACATTCAGCCAACGCTCATCAAGGGCGACAATCTGATGCGTTGTTTCCAGGAAGAAATCTTTGGGCCGGTTATTGGCGTAACCACTTTTAAAGATGAGGCCGAGGCGCTGTCGATTGCCAACCAGACCCAGTTTGGACTGGGTGCGGGCGTGTGGACGCGCGACAGTAATCTGGCTTATCGAATGGGCCGCAGTATCAAAGCGGGCCGAGTCTGGACCAACTGTTATCACATTTACCCGGCGCATGCTGCATTTGGCGGCTACAAACAATCTGGCGTAGGCCGTGAAACGCATAAAATGGCGCTAAATCAATATCAGCAAACCAAAAATTTGCTCGTGAGTTACGACACGTCGCCATTAGGACTGTTCTAA
- a CDS encoding sigma-54-dependent Fis family transcriptional regulator → MQGNSSVADISTTVTSPILSDSWFRSELYGLDRMADDFPRIRQDELADLLANNAVLQQFAQPAVKTLAEKIADKQSVVILSDASGLVLNTFGDMQALQKAQRFALAPGNLWSECGRGTNAIGTALAIDDSCEIFGNQHYLTSNQGLYCAAIPLQTPNGQIAGVLDISGPAQFPHPNTLAWVKEAAKNIEYLWMKQSLHRDQWLMSLHQQVQGLDKAEELLLIFSDNVLMAANRSAMRELSLGAENFGLITFQQLFPQNEQVENNVPQMLVTCGYQTYYFRLRAPARNHFPSAAVNTPDLTCALRNDAKKMVRLLDAGISLCILGETGCGKEYVSRALHQQSRWRQGKFIAINCAAIPESLIESELFGYQAGAFTGASKNGYIGKIREADGGVLFLDEIGDMPLSLQTRLLRVLQEKEVAPLGSSRSWPVNFAVVCATHRDLAQRVADGEFREDLLYRLREFSLTIPPLRDWPALPAFILQLWQELGGTARDIRLTPGLIEILAKHPWPGNVRQLRSLLKVLLALADDNACLDCNALPADYQPKDVQPISELHQHDERLIAKTLQKFNGNISKTAQALGIARSTLYRRAARSAR, encoded by the coding sequence ATGCAGGGAAATTCGTCAGTCGCCGATATCTCCACCACCGTGACCAGTCCGATACTCAGTGACTCCTGGTTTCGTAGTGAACTTTATGGCCTCGACCGTATGGCCGATGACTTTCCACGCATCCGTCAGGATGAACTTGCCGACCTGCTTGCCAATAACGCGGTATTACAGCAGTTCGCCCAACCTGCGGTAAAAACGCTGGCCGAAAAAATCGCCGACAAACAGTCGGTGGTTATTCTTTCTGACGCCAGCGGACTGGTGCTCAACACCTTTGGTGACATGCAGGCACTGCAAAAAGCCCAACGTTTTGCTCTTGCTCCCGGAAATTTATGGAGTGAATGCGGCCGCGGCACCAATGCCATTGGCACCGCGTTGGCTATCGACGACAGCTGCGAGATCTTTGGCAATCAGCACTATTTAACCAGCAATCAAGGCCTTTACTGCGCCGCCATTCCACTGCAAACACCGAACGGTCAAATTGCCGGTGTGCTGGATATTTCCGGTCCGGCACAGTTTCCGCATCCAAATACGCTGGCATGGGTGAAAGAAGCGGCTAAAAATATCGAATATTTGTGGATGAAGCAGAGCCTGCACCGCGATCAGTGGCTGATGAGCCTGCATCAACAGGTGCAAGGACTTGATAAAGCTGAGGAGTTACTGCTGATATTTTCTGATAACGTTTTAATGGCGGCTAATCGCAGCGCCATGCGCGAGTTAAGCCTCGGGGCCGAAAATTTTGGATTGATCACTTTTCAGCAGCTCTTTCCACAAAATGAACAAGTTGAAAATAACGTCCCGCAAATGTTGGTCACCTGTGGCTATCAGACCTATTATTTTCGCCTACGTGCACCGGCTAGAAACCACTTCCCCTCTGCTGCCGTCAACACGCCGGATCTTACCTGCGCCCTGCGCAACGACGCCAAGAAAATGGTGCGGCTGCTCGACGCCGGAATATCGCTGTGCATTTTGGGTGAAACCGGCTGCGGTAAAGAGTACGTCAGTCGAGCGCTGCATCAGCAAAGTCGCTGGCGTCAGGGCAAATTTATTGCCATCAACTGTGCGGCCATTCCTGAATCACTGATTGAGTCGGAGCTGTTCGGTTATCAGGCTGGCGCATTCACCGGCGCCAGTAAAAATGGCTACATCGGTAAAATTCGCGAGGCGGACGGCGGCGTGCTATTCCTGGATGAAATTGGCGATATGCCGCTGTCGTTACAAACGCGTCTATTGCGCGTGTTGCAGGAGAAAGAGGTCGCGCCGCTGGGTTCAAGCCGTAGCTGGCCGGTCAATTTTGCGGTAGTTTGCGCCACCCATCGGGACCTTGCCCAACGCGTGGCCGACGGCGAGTTTAGAGAGGATTTGCTTTATCGCCTGCGGGAGTTTTCATTGACGATTCCGCCGCTGCGTGACTGGCCAGCGCTGCCTGCTTTCATTTTACAGCTTTGGCAGGAGCTGGGTGGCACCGCACGGGACATTCGTCTGACACCCGGTTTAATTGAAATACTGGCAAAACATCCGTGGCCAGGAAATGTGCGTCAACTGCGCAGTTTGCTCAAGGTGTTGCTTGCTCTTGCCGACGATAATGCGTGTCTCGACTGCAACGCCCTTCCCGCTGATTATCAGCCTAAAGACGTTCAGCCGATTTCCGAACTTCACCAGCACGATGAGCGATTGATCGCGAAAACGCTTCAAAAATTTAACGGAAATATCAGCAAAACGGCGCAGGCGTTGGGTATCGCACGCAGCACGCTGTATCGTCGTGCCGCACGTAGCGCACGGTAG
- a CDS encoding AAA-associated domain-containing protein gives MQEHQKTFNSEASCKKSEGRKEILAVKNVNHGFDKAHSEVLILDDVNLTLHEGEIVGLLGRSGSGKSTLLRIISGLITPGSGDVEYLGEPLKGPAKGVAMVFQTFALFPWLTVLQNVEAGLEALGVAAAQRRTRALAAIDLIGLDGFENAYPRELSGGMRQRVGFARALVVDPTLLLMDEPFSALDVLTAETLRTDLLDLWNDGQMPIKSVLIVTHNIEEAVFMCDRILVLSSNPGRVVAEIKVPFPHPRNRLDPVFRRLVDDVYAKMTARPASDTLKKDLKLGTRLPHVSTNLIAGLTETLAGEPYHGRADMPDIARTLHLEVDDLFPIAEVLQFLGFADVREGDIFLTAQARIFAESDTQQRKVMFAEHLLRYVPLAALIKSVLDERPGHRAPRVRFEQELEDFLSDSAAQETLDTVVNWGRYAEIFSYNDQTEYFSLEDVEF, from the coding sequence ATGCAAGAACATCAAAAAACGTTTAACTCTGAGGCATCGTGCAAAAAGTCAGAAGGGCGCAAAGAGATTTTAGCCGTTAAAAACGTTAACCACGGTTTTGACAAGGCACACAGTGAAGTGCTTATCCTTGATGACGTGAATTTGACGCTGCATGAAGGCGAGATTGTTGGCCTGCTGGGGCGTTCCGGCTCGGGAAAATCCACTCTGCTGCGCATTATTTCAGGGTTGATTACGCCAGGTTCTGGCGACGTGGAGTATCTCGGTGAACCGTTAAAAGGGCCGGCAAAAGGCGTGGCGATGGTGTTTCAAACCTTTGCGCTTTTCCCTTGGTTAACCGTATTGCAAAACGTAGAGGCGGGGCTTGAAGCTTTGGGCGTGGCCGCGGCCCAACGGCGAACCCGCGCACTGGCTGCCATCGACCTTATCGGCCTCGATGGTTTTGAAAATGCCTATCCGCGGGAGCTGTCCGGCGGCATGCGCCAGCGCGTTGGTTTTGCCCGCGCCTTGGTGGTTGACCCTACATTGTTATTGATGGACGAACCGTTTTCCGCGCTGGATGTGCTAACCGCTGAAACGCTGCGCACCGACTTGCTTGACCTGTGGAATGACGGACAGATGCCTATTAAATCGGTGCTGATTGTGACGCACAATATTGAAGAAGCAGTATTCATGTGCGACAGAATATTGGTGCTTTCTTCAAATCCTGGCCGCGTGGTGGCGGAAATAAAAGTGCCATTCCCGCATCCGCGCAATCGCCTCGACCCAGTTTTCCGCCGCCTGGTTGATGATGTGTATGCAAAAATGACCGCACGTCCTGCCAGTGATACGCTTAAAAAAGACCTTAAGCTGGGTACACGTCTACCGCACGTTTCAACTAACCTGATTGCCGGTCTCACCGAAACGCTGGCGGGTGAACCCTACCACGGCAGAGCCGACATGCCGGATATCGCCCGTACGCTGCATCTTGAGGTGGATGACCTTTTCCCGATTGCCGAAGTTTTGCAGTTTCTGGGTTTTGCCGATGTTCGCGAAGGGGACATTTTCCTCACCGCGCAGGCGCGCATCTTTGCCGAGTCTGATACTCAACAGCGAAAAGTGATGTTTGCCGAACATTTGCTGCGCTATGTGCCGCTCGCGGCGTTGATTAAATCCGTGCTTGATGAACGGCCCGGTCACCGTGCGCCGCGTGTGCGTTTTGAACAGGAACTTGAAGACTTCTTATCGGACAGTGCGGCACAAGAAACGCTGGATACGGTAGTCAACTGGGGGCGTTACGCCGAAATATTCTCCTATAACGACCAGACGGAATATTTCAGCCTTGAGGACGTCGAGTTTTAA
- a CDS encoding ABC transporter permease subunit, translating to MNFRFNVNAANWRLMPNLWDGVAFPLIIGLIAMAAVGFHQTLMPIASLKTQAISLDPSNLPEYALRTTLRMLVAMVAALLFTLVYGTLAAKSRRAEKVLVPILDILQSVPVLGYISFTVTFFIALFPGRVLGVEMAAIFALFTSQAWNMTFSFYQSMRTVPRDLIEVSRGFHLTAWQRFWKLDVPFAVPGLIWNMMMSMSGGWFFIVASEAITVGNNTFTLPGIGGYLAQAILSKNIHAVGWVLLTMTVVILAYDQLLFRPLVAWADKFRMENTSSANAPTSWLLNLMRHTRLIHQLLTPFGVLLSMLARIPLRLPTLKSSRPAAEAKKMSRLGDTLWSAFVILLTVYIAYRVIDFVQTGVTFDDVGHVLVLGLITLLRVSVLILISSLIWVPLGVMIGMRPGLAGKVQPIAQFLAAFPANLLFPAFVITIVHFHLNPDIWLSPLIVLGTQWYILFNVVAGTTAFPNDYREAAANFHIRGWQWWRQVMLPGIFPYYITGAITASGGAWNASIVSEFVQWGDTKVTAHGLGAYIAQTTAAGDFPKIILGIAVMALFVTLFNRLLWRPLYAYAESRFRAD from the coding sequence ATGAACTTTCGCTTTAATGTTAATGCCGCAAACTGGCGGCTCATGCCAAATCTTTGGGATGGCGTGGCTTTCCCTCTCATTATTGGCCTTATTGCAATGGCTGCGGTGGGCTTTCATCAAACGCTGATGCCAATAGCGAGCTTAAAAACGCAGGCTATTTCGCTAGACCCGTCTAATCTCCCCGAATATGCCCTGCGGACCACGCTGCGCATGCTGGTTGCGATGGTGGCGGCGCTGTTATTTACGCTGGTCTACGGTACATTGGCGGCGAAAAGCCGCCGCGCTGAAAAAGTGCTGGTTCCCATTCTCGACATTTTGCAGTCGGTGCCGGTGCTGGGATATATCTCTTTTACCGTAACCTTCTTTATTGCGCTGTTCCCGGGTCGGGTTCTGGGCGTTGAAATGGCAGCAATTTTCGCGCTTTTTACTAGTCAGGCATGGAATATGACCTTCAGTTTTTATCAGTCGATGCGCACCGTCCCGCGCGATTTGATTGAGGTCTCGCGCGGTTTCCATCTCACCGCCTGGCAGCGTTTCTGGAAGCTTGATGTTCCCTTTGCCGTACCTGGACTGATTTGGAACATGATGATGTCGATGTCGGGAGGGTGGTTCTTTATCGTCGCTTCCGAAGCCATTACCGTGGGAAATAATACCTTCACGCTTCCGGGCATCGGCGGCTATCTGGCTCAGGCGATTTTGAGCAAGAACATACACGCTGTGGGTTGGGTTCTGTTAACCATGACCGTGGTTATCCTGGCCTACGATCAGCTGCTTTTCAGGCCTTTGGTTGCCTGGGCCGACAAGTTCCGCATGGAGAATACCAGTTCGGCCAATGCACCGACCTCATGGCTGTTGAATCTGATGCGCCATACTCGATTGATTCATCAACTTTTAACGCCTTTTGGCGTACTGTTGTCGATGCTAGCCAGAATTCCGCTGCGTCTGCCGACCCTAAAGTCATCGCGACCCGCAGCGGAGGCCAAAAAAATGTCTCGTTTGGGGGACACGCTGTGGTCGGCATTCGTCATTTTGCTGACGGTTTACATTGCCTACCGGGTGATTGATTTTGTGCAAACCGGCGTAACCTTTGACGATGTCGGACACGTGCTGGTACTCGGGTTGATTACCCTGCTGCGGGTGAGCGTGCTAATCCTCATCTCTTCACTTATCTGGGTACCACTGGGGGTGATGATTGGTATGCGTCCTGGGCTGGCGGGAAAAGTGCAGCCTATTGCGCAATTCCTGGCGGCGTTCCCGGCCAACTTATTGTTCCCGGCGTTCGTGATTACCATCGTCCACTTCCACCTTAATCCTGACATTTGGCTGTCGCCGCTCATCGTATTAGGCACACAGTGGTACATATTATTTAACGTAGTGGCGGGCACCACGGCGTTTCCCAACGACTACCGTGAAGCGGCGGCAAATTTCCACATTCGCGGCTGGCAGTGGTGGCGGCAGGTGATGCTGCCTGGCATTTTTCCCTACTACATTACCGGTGCCATCACGGCGTCGGGCGGGGCATGGAACGCCAGTATCGTTTCAGAGTTTGTGCAATGGGGCGACACCAAGGTTACGGCACACGGCTTGGGTGCCTATATCGCGCAAACGACGGCAGCCGGTGATTTTCCAAAAATCATTCTCGGCATTGCCGTTATGGCCCTGTTTGTCACGCTATTTAACCGCCTGCTGTGGCGACCCCTTTACGCTTATGCCGAATCAAGATTCCGTGCAGATTAA